The genome window TTGGGAGGTCTTTCACTTGCACCcgataaaattttgaaagtaatgagAATGGCGTAAACGTTTTGATCGTCTAGGACTCTCTGACACTTTTATGCGTCCTTTGGCTTCATTCTAACTTGAAAACAATTGCTTAGAGACAAACAGAAGACAGCTCTACAGGTGAGTTTAGATTCATAAGCCATTTTCATAATGTTGACCGCGATTTTTTATTGCTAAGCCTCCATTGTTTTCTTGGATTCCCTGTCCACAGATAACTGAGTTTCACTGGATTGCATGACCCCTAAATAACAGTCAGAAAATCTATGGAGGATCTGTTATTTAGGGTCATGCAATCCAGTGAAATTCAGTTATCTGTTGACAGGGAATCCAAGAAAACAGTTGAGGCTCAGTCGTAGGATGTAAGAGAACCCATGGAATCTCATTCCTTGGAGGTTATGGAATCCATGGAGTTTCTGTCACTGGATGTAAGGAATCCAATGTAGCTGATTCATCGGAGGTTACGGAATTCATAGATGCTCAATTATTGGAGGTCAGGGAATCCAGTCCCCCTTCTCATAGTCCTAATCTAAAGAGGTCTTGGCCTTCTTACTCCTTATAGTACCAACAGAAGCCCTAAACTGAGACTATCACTGACCATTTTCCCAATTCGGTCATCTGGCTCCTAATACTTTTCTTTAAGCTTTAATCTCAAATCgaaaaaatctcttaaatataatGCCATTTTCATAACATGATCCGGGTCGGTTAGCACTACAACCTGTATTGCTATACTGACTAGATTGTACTAGACTTATTTATAATCCTTATTTTCGGGAGCAATATCAATctgatttccaaatattaatcTGCCTGCCCATAGGCTGATTTGCTCTTATAGTCTTTCACTGAATTCCGACTAAatagaacctgtactggatatcatgTTTCCTAAATATCTGAAGGAGTGGGCCTCGTCAGTCCTTCTCCATCTAATGTTGTTTCTCCACTTTGTGCCTGCTCTGTCGTCATTACTTCTGCTTCTCtaagaatttttctgttttatctccCCGGATATATAATGCATTGCATTAGGTATGCTTTGTAAATCATATCGTGTTTTGCTGACtgaaacagtaattttttcatattcaacaTGTGTCAAGTTTCGGTCAATGCTCTATTTAAATCATCTCGAATTTTAGTGGATAATGAATCGTTACAGAATGTATTTGGCCTTAGGACTTATAGTTATGTTTGCTGTGTATTAACTTCTATTATCTTTGTTATATAGGGGTGTTTCCAAatgttataactttttatttgttccttgtatttgtatttgtatctttacTCCTTTGTAAAAAGTAAAGACACCAACGCGCTTGGGAAGCTTTCTTCTCTGCACCTTAATCCTGttatttgctgtatattttaaCACGAATCTTCAGTGATTTTATCTCATAAACAAGTGAATATGTGGGTCTTATAGAATTTATTACGACATAGCCATCCATGGCAACACTAGATAGCTTAAACTGTCCAGCTATATAATGTTTCGATTAGCGTAATCAGTTTTGGTTTCCATCTCGTTTACAAGCAGATAGAATGGCTTAGAAATGTTGTCACTTCTCTTACAACTAATGGATAAAATAAAGACACATCATTAcagtttttcatttgtgtatttattatcaCGGAAAAACTTTCTCGTGATGGTTACATGCTCAGATTTTCTGGTATCTATTTACCATTTGCCATAGCTACCGAGACCTCCAGTGATGGAACTTCCAAGTCCACCACCAATGGAGCCTCCATAAAGTCCGCGACCTCCAGCAACTGAACCTCCAAGTCCACCACCAAAGGAGCCCCCACTGATTCCATGACCTCCAGCAACTGAACTTCCAAGTCCACCACCAAAGGAGCCTCCACTGATTCCATGACCTCCTGCAACTGAACTTCCAAGTCCACCACCAAAGGAGCCTCCACTGATTCCATGGCTTCCAAAACCTATACCTCCATGACTTCCAGCGCTTCCGTAACTTATGGATGATTTTACGAATCCACCAATTGCTGGTACGATTTTAGCACCTCCTCCAAAGCTTCTACTACGCCCAAGACCTCCTCCAATGCTTCCACCATGTCCAAAGCCTCCTCCAATGCTTCCACCATGTCCAAGGCCTCCTCCAATGCTTCCACCATGTCCAAGACCACCTCCAATGCCTCCACCTAGTCCAAGCCCTCCTCCAACGCTTCCAACATGTCCAAGACCTCCTCCAATGCTTCCACCATGTCCAAATCCTCCTCCAATGCTTCCGCCATGCCCAAACCCTCCTCCAACACTTCCACCAAGTCCAAGACCTCCCCCTAGTGTTCCACTATGTCCTATTCCTCCTCCAACTGCTCCAAGACCTCCATGGCCTCCAATGATGCTTCCAGTACCGATGCCTTTTCCTCCATGACTGCCATATTTACCAGCAGCCAAGGCACAGGTGGCAAGAATGGAAATGCCAAGTACAGTCTTGAAAGCAGCCTGCAGTGAAAACTCAAATTAGATTGTTGCGTATGtctaaatgcttttatttttcagtcaacCATTTAATAATATCTTGTCAAGAAGAGATAATTTCATGGCACTTTGTTCAGGTAATTACTTTTTTGGCAGATCTGTAGACTGTAAATACGAAAGAGACAGTgttcatttctttcataaaatgaatgaaatttaggctttaaTCCCCATGTCTGTCTTAGATAAGCTCAGATAagacaaatgttaaaaaatttaaaaatcagttaaaaacaAGAATGCCCTGTCTTCTAATCTTTTACACAGAATCTTTGGTCCAGAAATCTGTCATCATATCTTTCTAAAAGGCGACCATCTATCAGCAAAATGTCTTCAAACTTATTAACATTTCAATCAGTTTTGTATGGACGTTTCAagctgaaatataatgaaaacatacatGACTTTACACTTACAAACACTACATCAATTTTGTATATGGCCATTTCAggttgaaatataagaaaaaaaataaactagactGCAGCAACCTATGATCAGCAATTTCTTAATATATCTAATTATTTGTTCTGCCCTCTATTCATTTACCTATGAAgtgtttaaatctatttttttttttttaaatccggaATCATCCATTGGTCGCCATTCAGGTCGTCTGGCCAGCCCATTCACGTCTTGGATTGTTGCAGTTTTGTATCAAATACTTGACTTGCTCAATttgcatgatatatatttatatgtgtatatatactatatatatatatatatatatatatatatatatatatatatatatatgtgtgtgtgtgtgtgtgtgtgtgtgtatacatcatatacacagcaacattttttttattcacaagtattaagccataaattttgtttgatatcaaattcactatacctcgggaatagcttacacccaagaggaattataagtaAAAAGTACTTGGCCACCAGTGGGATGGGAGCTGCCACCTGGTTGAGAAACAAAGAAGATACAGTGACTATAATCGTTGAGATAGCTAAATGTCATAGTCACTATATTTTCGCTGTTTCCCAACAAACCCaggagttcgaatcccactggcgaTGAAGCACTTACCACTTGTGATTTCTCTTAGTGTAATTTAGTCCCTTGGTTTAGTGATTTAGATATTAGACAacttttttgcttaatatttgtgaatatatatatatatatatatatatatatatatatatatatatatatatatatatatatatatatatatatatatatatatatatatatatatatatatatatatatatatatatatatatatatatatatatatatatatatatatacatacatacataggcctacatatatacatacatacaatcagtaagctacagacgtcctttaacatccaattcgctctacctcggaaaaaatatattttcatatatgttactgcaggggaatttttttagttgataataagttcgtcgtcctgtgggctcgaaccagcgaaggacaagaactcaggactacaggtgacgcattaacccacacggccagcaagtgaggtataagtggatatcggctcccacctacaaatccccgtcgaactcaggtgtttgtatttcgagacgatatccacccacctcttccatgttgaccgtgtagtgcgtttgtcgcacgcagccatatcatgactttttatcacatcaccgtgattcacatacagtCAGTAAACTACAGACGtctgtagcttactgattgtatgtgaatcacggtgatgtgataaaatgtcatatacatgcatatatatatacacatatgtaatacatatgtatgtgtgtgtttggcagaatacatataaatacaacttGATACACAGTACAGAGAAATACAGGAGAAGTCTTACCATTTCAGATTTATCGGAAGCAATGCACATTTCCCCTGCTGAACCCTCTTTATATACGGCCGAAATACGAGTGAATGCCTCGAAATCATTTGCGATGCATATCATTATCTTCTTCAGTTCCTTTGTCTCTCCTTGTGTTTCTTagacacagataaaaaataaattaaaattcagattATTCTATCATTTATGACACTTCCATTATTTTAAATCTCTGCCAGCCATAGCATTCGTACATGGTCTCTCTCTTGTCCTCCCGATCGAAAGGTCGAAATAACCGTGCATCCTAATTCACGCCCTTTTTAATCATGGAATTGTAGCGTCGTGTTCTCGAGATAAGCTATCTATCAAATAGGGTTAATGATGATACTTTATCAGCTGTTGAACCTTGGAACGATTGAAACAGAATTAGAAAACTGGattgaaatggggaaaaaatcagcagaaagaaaaataaaagaaaaatttggaaaatgattCTTGTCTTTTCGCCGTTCCAGTTACTCGTTTCATGGCCTTCTCTCTTATGCAcctgaaatattcttttttcctcagtTTCCATCGCCATGAGCTCATACTAGGTAATGAATCATAGTCTACACGAGTATTTCTTCAAACCCAGAACAAGGTTTTAATACTGTTATCAACACGTTTCCATTACAAATCTCTCACACTATTTCTTTTCGTCTCTATCTTTTTCTCATTGCATGTGTAGAGGGATTTGTGTAAGTGAACATtctatgtaaacatatatttgatTGGTGGAAATATGTTtcccaaagaaaaacatatacaagtttactcaaaagagagagaagggtaaaggaaaaaatttcttaGATTATTGGTTCAATTTAGAAGGAAACGCAAGCTCATAGatataataatgagaaaagaagTAGCTGGATGTATATCTGTTTATTGTTTAGTTGAAGCAAAACTTAAGTTAGATGGAAGTTCAAGTTGGAGAGGAGAGGTTGAAAATGTACCTGCAAGGGTAGTTAACACAAGTGACTTTGGTAAGGTAAGTAAAGCATTTGAGATAAAAATGGAAGATGGAGGGGCTAGAGTTAAAGGTACAGAAGTTGAATGAGTATATGAAGAGAGTGTAAAACTCCTGGTTGGTGTTTTGAAATCAGCAAGAAGTGTTTGTTGGTTTAGAAGGGTGGTTAGAGAGAATGAAACAAGAGAATGATGATGAGGAAGCTAAAGGATTAGTGAGGGGAAAAAATGGCGATAATTTGAGGTTCCACTGCATTA of Macrobrachium rosenbergii isolate ZJJX-2024 chromosome 59, ASM4041242v1, whole genome shotgun sequence contains these proteins:
- the LOC136837631 gene encoding uncharacterized protein, whose amino-acid sequence is MTFSYLNDYSHCIFFVSQPGGSSHPTGGQAAFKTVLGISILATCALAAGKYGSHGGKGIGTGSIIGGHGGLGAVGGGIGHSGTLGGGLGLGGSVGGGFGHGGSIGGGFGHGGSIGGGLGHVGSVGGGLGLGGGIGGGLGHGGSIGGGLGHGGSIGGGFGHGGSIGGGLGRSRSFGGGAKIVPAIGGFVKSSISYGSAGSHGGIGFGSHGISGGSFGGGLGSSVAGGHGISGGSFGGGLGSSVAGGHGISGGSFGGGLGGSVAGGRGLYGGSIGGGLGSSITGGLGSYGKW